A window of Pseudophryne corroboree isolate aPseCor3 chromosome 12, aPseCor3.hap2, whole genome shotgun sequence contains these coding sequences:
- the SERPINA10 gene encoding protein Z-dependent protease inhibitor isoform X2 — MAIRSHNWRGVLVFFVILGLYLAHGGTKGGKSKHNQEKIPIPEELFMNPTNSTTDFTAYNISEMNSNFGFNLYRKMADKHDNNIFFSPFSVSFTLASLLLGTQGDTHEQLLSGLNWEAFKKQQHLYKLATLLKEVREGVTKSEGYSLDLGSLSLVQEQFSLKEEFLNQTIMYFDMEYQNIDFHNPNAKHAISAMISKKSRGRISELQDNFDPQTKLMLLDFILFKGKWQVPFKPDSTATDTFFINKYNSVKVPMMYKNDKIASMYDKLWSCIVLNLPYRGGAHMLIIMPEKEENFDALEDGLTMELVARWLLKMKSRKTDIFFPKFKLDHKYKLKTSLEDLGIKDVFTGKANLTRMTEERNLLLSEVTQRAVIEIDEIGTEASGVTGLEIIAYSMPYTIRLNRPFIFMIFDEKYKSLLFIGRIINPTSSKD, encoded by the exons ATGGCAATAAGAAGTCACAACTGGAGGGGCGTTCTTGTCTTCTTTGTCATTTTGGGGTTATACCTGGCCCATGGGGGCACTAAAGGAGGCAAGTCAAAGCACAACCAAGAGAAAATTCCAATTCCTGAAGAACTGTTTATGAATCCTACAAATAGTACCACAGATTTTACAGCTTATAACATATCAGAAATGAATAGCAACTTTGGATTCAACCTCTACAGGAAGATGGCTGACAAGCATGACAACAATATCTTCTTCTCCCCTTTCAGTGTTTCCTTCACTCTGGCTTCCTTATTGCTTGGGACCCAGGGAGACACTCATGAGCAGCTGCTGAGTGGTCTAAATTGGGAGGCATTTAAGAAGCaacaacacctctataaactggcaacatTGCTGAAAGAAGTGAGGGAAGGAGTCACAAAGAGCGAAGGGTATTCTCTGGACCTAGGAAGCCTCTCCCTTGTACAGGAACAATTTTCTCTCAAAGAAGAATTTCTCAACCAGACTATTATGTACTTTGATATGGAATACCAAAATATTGATTTCCACAACCCTAATGCCAAGCATGCAATCAGTGCCATGATCAGTAAGAAGTCAAGGGGTAGAATTTCTGAGCTTCAGGACAATTTTGACCCCCAGACCAAACTGATGCTATTAGACTTCATCTTATTTAAAG GTAAATGGCAAGTTCCTTTTAAGCCGGACTCAACAGCAACAGACACGTTCTTTATAAACAAATACAATTCGGTAAAAGTGCCGATGATGTACAAGAATGATAAAATTGCCTCAATGTATGACAAATTATGGTCTTGCATTGTCCTGAACCTCCCATACAGAGGGGGCGCTCACATGCTGATCATTATGCCAGAAAAGGAGGAGAACTTTGATGCATTAGAGGATGGATTAACAATGGAGCTTGTTGCAAGGTGGTTGCTGAAAATGAAGAGCAG AAAAACTGATATTTTCTTTCCAAAATTCAAACTGGACCATAAGTACAAACTGAAAACGTCCCTGGAAGATCTCGGAATTAAAGACGTATTCACTGGGAAGGCGAACCTGACCCGCATGACGGAGGAAAGGAACCTCCTACTTTCCGAG gTAACACAACGAGCTGTGATAGAAATCGATGAGATTGGGACAGAAGCCTCCGGGGTCACCGGCTTAGAAATCATCGCCTATTCAATGCCTTACACAATCCGACTTAATCGACCCTTCATCTTCATGATTTTCGATGAAAAGTACAAATCACTACTCTTTATTGGAAGAATTATTAACCCAACTAGCTCCAAAGACTAA
- the SERPINA10 gene encoding protein Z-dependent protease inhibitor isoform X1, with the protein MRCRSHLRMAIRSHNWRGVLVFFVILGLYLAHGGTKGGKSKHNQEKIPIPEELFMNPTNSTTDFTAYNISEMNSNFGFNLYRKMADKHDNNIFFSPFSVSFTLASLLLGTQGDTHEQLLSGLNWEAFKKQQHLYKLATLLKEVREGVTKSEGYSLDLGSLSLVQEQFSLKEEFLNQTIMYFDMEYQNIDFHNPNAKHAISAMISKKSRGRISELQDNFDPQTKLMLLDFILFKGKWQVPFKPDSTATDTFFINKYNSVKVPMMYKNDKIASMYDKLWSCIVLNLPYRGGAHMLIIMPEKEENFDALEDGLTMELVARWLLKMKSRKTDIFFPKFKLDHKYKLKTSLEDLGIKDVFTGKANLTRMTEERNLLLSEVTQRAVIEIDEIGTEASGVTGLEIIAYSMPYTIRLNRPFIFMIFDEKYKSLLFIGRIINPTSSKD; encoded by the exons GATGGCAATAAGAAGTCACAACTGGAGGGGCGTTCTTGTCTTCTTTGTCATTTTGGGGTTATACCTGGCCCATGGGGGCACTAAAGGAGGCAAGTCAAAGCACAACCAAGAGAAAATTCCAATTCCTGAAGAACTGTTTATGAATCCTACAAATAGTACCACAGATTTTACAGCTTATAACATATCAGAAATGAATAGCAACTTTGGATTCAACCTCTACAGGAAGATGGCTGACAAGCATGACAACAATATCTTCTTCTCCCCTTTCAGTGTTTCCTTCACTCTGGCTTCCTTATTGCTTGGGACCCAGGGAGACACTCATGAGCAGCTGCTGAGTGGTCTAAATTGGGAGGCATTTAAGAAGCaacaacacctctataaactggcaacatTGCTGAAAGAAGTGAGGGAAGGAGTCACAAAGAGCGAAGGGTATTCTCTGGACCTAGGAAGCCTCTCCCTTGTACAGGAACAATTTTCTCTCAAAGAAGAATTTCTCAACCAGACTATTATGTACTTTGATATGGAATACCAAAATATTGATTTCCACAACCCTAATGCCAAGCATGCAATCAGTGCCATGATCAGTAAGAAGTCAAGGGGTAGAATTTCTGAGCTTCAGGACAATTTTGACCCCCAGACCAAACTGATGCTATTAGACTTCATCTTATTTAAAG GTAAATGGCAAGTTCCTTTTAAGCCGGACTCAACAGCAACAGACACGTTCTTTATAAACAAATACAATTCGGTAAAAGTGCCGATGATGTACAAGAATGATAAAATTGCCTCAATGTATGACAAATTATGGTCTTGCATTGTCCTGAACCTCCCATACAGAGGGGGCGCTCACATGCTGATCATTATGCCAGAAAAGGAGGAGAACTTTGATGCATTAGAGGATGGATTAACAATGGAGCTTGTTGCAAGGTGGTTGCTGAAAATGAAGAGCAG AAAAACTGATATTTTCTTTCCAAAATTCAAACTGGACCATAAGTACAAACTGAAAACGTCCCTGGAAGATCTCGGAATTAAAGACGTATTCACTGGGAAGGCGAACCTGACCCGCATGACGGAGGAAAGGAACCTCCTACTTTCCGAG gTAACACAACGAGCTGTGATAGAAATCGATGAGATTGGGACAGAAGCCTCCGGGGTCACCGGCTTAGAAATCATCGCCTATTCAATGCCTTACACAATCCGACTTAATCGACCCTTCATCTTCATGATTTTCGATGAAAAGTACAAATCACTACTCTTTATTGGAAGAATTATTAACCCAACTAGCTCCAAAGACTAA